In uncultured Desulfovibrio sp., a single window of DNA contains:
- the yqeC gene encoding selenium cofactor biosynthesis protein YqeC: protein MTAPLPCEHWTDMASALGVRPGDRVCVVGSGGKSTLINALAVCFPDIPILCGTTTKIFPPSPETYLAFLDEEASANLLRTWALPANGAKISPLGPGIYLAGTRQNHRHQSEQRAGAEESPKPKTPSAMELKQFASALAGQPGSTLTAEEAETAMAAFKLQGLPEGMYARMSLPDGHFRLLLLEADGSRMRPLKGWKSHEPVIPDWATCSIGVIPLRQIGKVLKAEDVHRQEEFCALTCASVGQILRAEHVASAISGPRGIFARARGRLTLFFSQVEGAAALDLAREVLRTLPETFLQRLDRVVAGSALLGRAARLR, encoded by the coding sequence ATGACAGCGCCACTCCCCTGCGAACACTGGACAGATATGGCTTCCGCCCTGGGTGTGCGGCCTGGCGACAGGGTCTGCGTTGTGGGCAGCGGGGGCAAGAGTACCCTCATAAACGCTCTGGCCGTGTGTTTTCCAGATATCCCCATACTCTGCGGCACCACGACCAAAATTTTTCCTCCCAGCCCGGAGACGTATCTGGCTTTTCTGGATGAAGAAGCGTCTGCAAACCTCTTGCGCACATGGGCGTTGCCCGCAAACGGCGCTAAAATATCGCCTTTGGGACCCGGCATTTATCTGGCGGGTACGCGCCAGAATCACCGCCACCAGTCGGAACAGAGGGCTGGCGCAGAGGAATCCCCCAAGCCGAAAACACCGTCAGCAATGGAGCTGAAGCAATTCGCGTCCGCCTTGGCTGGACAGCCAGGCAGCACCCTGACGGCTGAAGAAGCGGAAACCGCCATGGCCGCGTTCAAACTGCAAGGGCTTCCCGAAGGCATGTACGCCCGGATGAGCCTGCCGGACGGCCATTTCAGGCTGTTGCTGCTTGAGGCCGACGGCTCGCGCATGCGGCCCCTCAAAGGGTGGAAAAGTCATGAACCGGTGATCCCTGACTGGGCCACCTGCAGCATAGGGGTCATACCCCTACGACAGATTGGCAAAGTCCTCAAAGCCGAGGATGTACATCGCCAAGAGGAATTTTGCGCACTGACCTGTGCGAGCGTGGGACAAATTTTGCGGGCGGAACACGTTGCTTCCGCCATCAGTGGCCCCAGGGGAATATTTGCCCGGGCAAGAGGGCGGCTGACGCTCTTTTTCAGTCAGGTTGAGGGCGCTGCTGCCCTTGATCTGGCCCGCGAGGTGTTGCGAACCCTGCCCGAAACTTTTTTGCAACGTCTGGATCGAGTCGTGGCAGGCAGCGCCCTGCTGGGCAGGGCCGCCCGCCTGCGATAA
- the secY gene encoding preprotein translocase subunit SecY, with product MAVGSANNMAGQASLTKRIGWTFLILCCYRIGVHVPIPGVDASALASFFQSMSGTLFSLFDMFSGGGLSNVSVFALGVMPYISASIIIQLLQVVSPDVKRMAKEEGQAGRRKITQYTRYLTVLITLVQGLGIAVGLENMTSPAGAPVVLAPGWHFRLVTMATFTAGSVLVMWLGEQITERGIGNGISLIIFCGIVVGIPRGIIQSVALIQAGDMSIFMAIVIVVLMAAVTVAIVFVERSQRRIPISYAKRQVGRKMYGGQNSHLPLRLNTAGVIPPIFASSLLLFPATIGQFSTNPYVKQAAEFFSPHGVAYNVLYVALMFFFCYFYTAIIFDPKDMAENLKKNGGFIPGIRPGEKTQEYVDTVLSRLTLSGATYISIVCLLPMLLISNFNVPFYFGGTSLLILVGVAMDFMNQVESHMISSQYQGLMAKARKSGRL from the coding sequence ATGGCAGTAGGATCGGCAAACAATATGGCGGGCCAGGCTTCGCTGACCAAACGCATCGGCTGGACCTTCCTGATTTTGTGCTGCTACCGCATTGGCGTTCACGTACCCATTCCGGGCGTTGACGCTTCTGCGCTGGCGTCGTTTTTTCAAAGCATGTCCGGCACGCTTTTCAGCCTGTTCGACATGTTTTCTGGCGGCGGCCTGTCCAACGTCTCGGTGTTCGCTCTGGGCGTCATGCCTTACATTTCGGCAAGCATTATCATCCAGCTTTTGCAGGTGGTCAGCCCCGACGTCAAGCGCATGGCCAAGGAAGAAGGACAGGCGGGACGGCGTAAAATTACGCAGTACACCCGTTACCTCACAGTGCTTATCACCCTGGTGCAAGGCCTTGGCATTGCCGTTGGTCTGGAAAATATGACCAGCCCCGCTGGCGCGCCTGTGGTTCTGGCACCCGGCTGGCATTTCCGTCTTGTGACCATGGCGACCTTTACGGCTGGTTCCGTGCTGGTCATGTGGCTTGGCGAGCAGATCACGGAGCGCGGTATCGGCAACGGTATCTCGCTGATCATTTTCTGCGGTATTGTTGTGGGCATTCCCCGTGGCATCATCCAGTCTGTGGCTCTTATTCAGGCTGGCGACATGAGCATCTTCATGGCAATTGTTATCGTGGTCTTGATGGCTGCGGTTACTGTAGCCATCGTGTTCGTGGAGCGCTCACAGAGAAGAATCCCAATCAGTTACGCCAAGCGTCAGGTTGGGCGTAAAATGTACGGTGGTCAGAACTCGCACCTGCCTTTGCGTCTGAACACGGCGGGCGTTATTCCGCCTATTTTCGCATCTTCTTTGTTGCTGTTTCCTGCTACCATTGGTCAGTTTTCGACCAATCCTTATGTGAAGCAGGCAGCAGAATTCTTCTCGCCGCACGGCGTTGCTTACAACGTCCTGTATGTGGCCTTGATGTTCTTTTTCTGCTATTTCTATACGGCAATCATTTTTGATCCCAAGGATATGGCTGAAAATCTGAAGAAGAACGGCGGGTTCATCCCTGGGATTCGTCCTGGTGAAAAAACCCAGGAATACGTGGACACGGTGCTTTCGCGGCTGACCCTTTCGGGGGCCACCTATATTTCAATAGTCTGCCTGCTGCCCATGCTGCTCATCAGCAACTTCAACGTGCCCTTTTATTTTGGCGGCACGAGTTTGCTGATCCTTGTGGGTGTGGCCATGGACTTCATGAATCAGGTGGAATCACACATGATCTCCAGCCAGTATCAGGGCCTCATGGCCAAGGCGCGGAAGAGCGGCAGGCTTTAG
- the rpsK gene encoding 30S ribosomal protein S11, protein MARPKKVVKKKEKKNVPVGIAHIQASFNNTIITFTDTRGNAVSWASSGQSGFKGSRKSTPFAAQVAAETAARKAQDNGMRTVGIYVKGPGSGREAAMRAISAIGFKVAFIRDVTPIPHNGCRPPKRRRV, encoded by the coding sequence ATGGCCAGACCCAAGAAAGTGGTCAAGAAAAAGGAAAAGAAGAACGTGCCGGTGGGCATTGCCCACATCCAGGCTTCGTTCAACAACACCATCATTACTTTTACGGATACGCGCGGCAATGCTGTCTCCTGGGCCTCCTCGGGCCAGAGCGGCTTTAAGGGTTCGCGTAAGTCCACCCCTTTTGCTGCGCAGGTTGCCGCTGAAACGGCTGCCCGCAAGGCTCAGGACAACGGCATGCGTACTGTGGGCATCTATGTGAAAGGCCCCGGTTCCGGTCGTGAAGCCGCCATGCGCGCTATTTCGGCTATCGGCTTCAAGGTGGCGTTCATCCGCGACGTTACGCCCATTCCGCACAATGGCTGCCGGCCGCCCAAGCGCCGCCGCGTCTAG
- the rpsM gene encoding 30S ribosomal protein S13, which produces MARIAGVDLPRGKRVDIALTYIYGIGRTTAMKILDTTGVNWERSIDDLSADEVNEIRKELEQNYKVEGDLRREISSNIKRLMDIGCFRGLRHRRGLPVHGQRTHTNARTRKGPRRGAVGKKK; this is translated from the coding sequence GTGGCGAGAATAGCAGGTGTTGATTTGCCTCGCGGCAAACGGGTGGACATTGCGCTCACCTACATTTATGGCATTGGCCGTACCACGGCCATGAAAATTCTGGATACCACCGGCGTTAACTGGGAGCGTAGTATTGACGACCTCTCTGCTGACGAAGTTAACGAGATCCGTAAGGAACTCGAACAGAACTACAAGGTGGAAGGCGACCTGCGTCGCGAAATCTCCAGCAACATTAAGCGCCTTATGGACATTGGTTGTTTCCGTGGTCTGCGTCACCGTCGCGGTTTGCCCGTGCATGGTCAGCGCACCCATACCAATGCCCGCACCCGTAAGGGACCCCGCCGCGGCGCCGTAGGCAAGAAGAAGTAG
- a CDS encoding RidA family protein has translation MNTITMINTNNAPAAIGPYSQALTNGSLIFTSGQLPLAPGSKTIPDDIKAQATASLANVKAILEEAGSSLSKVLKTTVFLTDMKDFAAVNEVYSTFFSQPYPARSCFAVKELPLGAKVEIEVIAAR, from the coding sequence ATGAACACCATTACTATGATCAACACCAACAATGCTCCCGCCGCAATCGGCCCCTATTCCCAGGCCCTCACCAACGGCTCTCTCATCTTCACTTCCGGGCAGTTGCCTCTCGCCCCCGGCAGTAAAACCATACCGGATGACATCAAGGCCCAGGCCACGGCCTCGCTTGCAAACGTCAAGGCCATTCTCGAGGAAGCTGGTTCCTCCCTGAGCAAGGTGCTCAAGACAACGGTTTTCTTGACAGATATGAAAGACTTTGCCGCCGTTAACGAAGTGTATTCCACCTTTTTTTCCCAACCCTATCCCGCGCGGAGCTGCTTTGCCGTAAAAGAGCTACCTCTCGGAGCAAAAGTTGAAATTGAAGTGATCGCAGCCCGATAG
- the map gene encoding type I methionyl aminopeptidase: protein MKKYHGAFIKNEREVACLREANRMVANILDAVGDMVEPGLPTMRLEELARDMCADYKVKPAFLGYCGYPFALCCSVNEQVVHGFPSARLLKEGDIVSIDMGVVYEGFVGDAARTFPVGKVSDETRKLMRITEESLYVGIEQARAGNDVYDIGAAVQDYVEAAGFNVVRRFVGHGVGAKMHEKPEVPNFRPGMRGLTLQNGMVIAIEPMVTVGTYEVDILDDQWTAVTRDGLWAAHFEHSVAITPNGPQILSISDRGLNRHTIEG from the coding sequence ATGAAAAAATATCACGGCGCATTCATCAAGAATGAAAGGGAAGTGGCCTGCCTGCGGGAAGCAAACCGCATGGTGGCCAACATACTGGATGCCGTGGGCGATATGGTGGAGCCGGGCCTGCCTACCATGCGTCTTGAAGAGTTGGCGCGCGACATGTGCGCCGACTATAAGGTAAAGCCAGCGTTTCTGGGGTACTGCGGTTATCCTTTCGCTCTGTGCTGCTCGGTCAACGAGCAGGTGGTGCATGGTTTTCCTTCTGCGCGGCTGCTTAAGGAAGGCGATATCGTCAGCATCGACATGGGCGTTGTTTATGAAGGTTTTGTGGGCGATGCCGCTCGTACCTTTCCGGTTGGCAAGGTTAGCGACGAAACCCGCAAGCTCATGCGGATAACGGAAGAAAGCCTGTACGTTGGCATTGAACAGGCCCGGGCTGGCAATGATGTCTACGACATCGGCGCAGCTGTTCAGGATTATGTTGAGGCAGCCGGTTTCAATGTTGTGCGACGTTTTGTTGGGCATGGCGTGGGCGCAAAAATGCATGAAAAGCCCGAAGTTCCGAACTTCAGGCCGGGCATGCGTGGGTTGACCTTGCAAAACGGCATGGTCATTGCCATTGAACCCATGGTAACTGTTGGCACTTACGAAGTGGACATTCTGGACGATCAGTGGACCGCCGTGACTCGCGACGGTTTGTGGGCCGCTCACTTTGAACACAGTGTTGCCATAACCCCAAATGGCCCCCAGATTCTTAGCATTTCGGACCGTGGTTTGAACCGGCACACAATTGAAGGTTGA
- a CDS encoding sodium:solute symporter — protein sequence MEVSFVHYLGMFLVVGITLGYSIYSARSVKSADGFSLVGRAASSPLVAGGIVGVIIGGGATVGTAQLAYQAGLCAWSYSLGAGLGFLVQGIFYARALRRTNLETVPEFFGLHYGKYAAPVISICGTLSMLCGCVAGVIAGINILAAILKISPLAATFLLAALVLMTVFFSGQKGSSVTGIIKMSVLWVGLLVGSAVAVVSLYELPDFSTVFPHEPWLNLFSTGTGQVLGNIFSTVVGICCSQNYIQALYSASDARTASRGAIMAGLVVIPVGLPIVAIGMFMHAQNPALPPILALPTFFFTYLPDWFGGIAISGVLLAIIGSTAGQALGIGTMISRDFVGNVFKVTSSEGILKANRITLVIVTTIFSTLAYTYLHSTVLYWNFFSFLLRGGGVFVPLTLAIFKPGWLSPFWALTSIICSTTAAIVAKLAFDVSQPLFLALGISLAIVALGVVVSGKSYRAAYINAQAEKQADTV from the coding sequence ATGGAAGTCAGTTTTGTTCATTATCTGGGCATGTTTCTGGTGGTCGGCATTACCCTTGGATACTCAATTTATTCCGCGCGCAGCGTAAAATCTGCGGACGGGTTCAGCCTTGTGGGCCGCGCCGCTTCTTCTCCTCTGGTGGCGGGCGGTATCGTGGGCGTTATTATCGGCGGCGGCGCAACGGTGGGCACGGCGCAGCTGGCCTATCAGGCCGGTCTTTGCGCCTGGTCGTATTCTCTTGGTGCAGGGTTGGGGTTTTTGGTGCAGGGCATTTTTTACGCCCGCGCCCTACGGCGCACCAATCTTGAAACCGTTCCCGAATTTTTTGGCCTGCATTATGGCAAATACGCCGCCCCGGTCATCAGCATATGCGGTACCTTGAGCATGCTGTGCGGCTGCGTGGCCGGCGTTATTGCGGGCATAAATATTCTGGCCGCAATCCTTAAAATCAGCCCGCTTGCGGCAACCTTTCTGCTTGCGGCGCTTGTGCTTATGACCGTGTTTTTCAGCGGTCAGAAAGGCAGCAGCGTTACTGGCATTATAAAAATGAGCGTGCTGTGGGTGGGCCTGCTGGTAGGCAGCGCGGTGGCTGTGGTATCGCTGTACGAACTTCCTGATTTTTCCACGGTATTTCCGCATGAGCCTTGGCTGAATCTTTTCAGCACCGGTACCGGGCAGGTGCTGGGCAACATATTCTCTACCGTAGTGGGCATCTGCTGCTCGCAGAACTACATTCAGGCCCTGTACTCGGCCAGTGACGCCCGCACGGCTTCTCGCGGGGCCATCATGGCTGGCTTGGTGGTTATCCCCGTTGGGCTGCCTATTGTGGCCATTGGCATGTTCATGCATGCGCAAAATCCGGCATTGCCTCCCATTTTGGCCCTGCCTACGTTTTTCTTCACCTATTTGCCCGACTGGTTTGGCGGCATAGCCATCTCGGGGGTGCTGCTGGCCATCATCGGTTCTACCGCAGGGCAGGCTTTGGGCATTGGCACCATGATTTCGCGCGACTTTGTGGGCAACGTGTTCAAGGTTACATCGAGCGAGGGGATTCTGAAGGCCAACCGGATTACCCTTGTCATCGTGACCACGATTTTTTCGACTCTGGCCTATACGTATCTTCATTCCACCGTGCTGTACTGGAATTTCTTCTCCTTCCTGCTGCGCGGCGGCGGTGTTTTTGTGCCGCTGACACTGGCGATTTTCAAGCCCGGCTGGCTCTCGCCTTTCTGGGCTCTGACCTCCATCATTTGCAGCACCACGGCAGCTATTGTTGCCAAGCTGGCTTTCGATGTGAGCCAGCCGCTGTTCCTTGCCTTGGGCATCAGCCTTGCCATTGTGGCCTTGGGGGTTGTGGTTTCCGGCAAGAGCTACCGGGCTGCCTACATTAACGCGCAGGCCGAAAAGCAGGCAGACACTGTGTAG
- the rplQ gene encoding 50S ribosomal protein L17, translated as MRHSNSGRKLSRTPAHRKALLQNLAKALLIHGKIRTTEIKAKELRRVVEPLITLAKRNDLHARRQAYRVLNDHALVKRLFDEIGPVFAGVPGGYTRILKLAMPRKGDNAPMAIIELSRALEAAPATEAAVEEAPAKPKRTRKPKAEETAEA; from the coding sequence ATGAGGCATAGCAATTCCGGCAGGAAACTCTCGCGTACGCCTGCGCACCGTAAGGCCCTGTTGCAAAATCTCGCTAAGGCCCTGCTGATCCACGGCAAAATCCGCACCACGGAAATTAAGGCCAAGGAGCTGCGCCGGGTGGTGGAACCCCTGATCACCCTTGCCAAGCGCAATGACCTGCACGCCCGCCGTCAGGCTTACCGTGTGTTGAACGATCACGCTTTGGTTAAGCGCCTTTTTGATGAGATCGGTCCTGTTTTCGCCGGCGTTCCCGGCGGTTACACCCGTATCCTTAAGCTGGCCATGCCCCGTAAGGGCGACAACGCCCCCATGGCCATCATTGAGCTTTCTCGCGCTCTTGAAGCTGCTCCCGCTACGGAAGCCGCCGTTGAAGAAGCGCCTGCCAAGCCCAAGCGTACCCGCAAGCCCAAGGCTGAAGAAACCGCCGAAGCGTAA
- the yqeB gene encoding selenium-dependent molybdenum cofactor biosynthesis protein YqeB, with translation MKYSTDVIVVRGGGDLATGIVQKLWRGGFRVAVLEVPRPLAIRRNVAVCSAVTEGSVQIEDLHAHLAVDAASCTSIWQCNAVPVLVDPHCASLAQLRPAALVDATIAKRNLGTHRGMAPITLALGPGFSAPEDVDAVIETMRGHDLGRLILTGAALPNTGVPGELGGKSAERVVRAPATGMVRHLRHIGAQVRKGEILFLVGGIPVPSPLDGILRGLIADGMEVTAGLKCADVDPRPPHTVNWHSISDKARSLGGAVLEACLYLARLNGIVLHPACAAVEAQQTEIRAHREAERFFVNSVSPKAPAPLA, from the coding sequence ATGAAATACTCAACAGATGTCATTGTCGTTCGTGGAGGCGGGGATCTGGCAACCGGTATTGTGCAGAAACTCTGGCGCGGAGGCTTCAGGGTTGCAGTGCTGGAAGTGCCCCGCCCGCTGGCCATACGCCGTAATGTCGCTGTTTGCTCAGCCGTGACAGAGGGCAGTGTTCAGATTGAAGACCTGCACGCCCATCTGGCCGTGGACGCCGCCTCCTGCACGAGCATATGGCAATGTAATGCTGTTCCCGTGCTGGTTGATCCCCATTGCGCCAGCCTTGCGCAGCTCAGGCCAGCAGCTCTTGTGGACGCAACCATCGCCAAGCGCAACCTCGGCACCCACCGGGGTATGGCTCCTATAACCCTGGCTCTGGGGCCAGGGTTCAGCGCGCCGGAAGACGTGGACGCAGTAATTGAAACCATGCGCGGACACGATCTGGGCCGCCTCATACTCACGGGCGCTGCCCTGCCCAATACGGGGGTGCCGGGCGAACTGGGGGGCAAAAGCGCGGAACGCGTGGTGCGCGCACCCGCAACCGGCATGGTAAGGCACTTGCGACACATCGGCGCTCAAGTGCGCAAGGGTGAGATATTGTTTCTGGTGGGCGGTATCCCGGTGCCTTCACCGCTGGACGGCATTCTGCGAGGGCTCATCGCCGACGGCATGGAAGTGACCGCCGGACTCAAATGCGCGGATGTGGACCCAAGGCCTCCACACACTGTGAACTGGCATTCTATTTCCGACAAGGCACGCTCCCTTGGTGGCGCGGTGCTGGAAGCCTGCCTCTACCTTGCCAGACTGAACGGCATTGTGCTGCACCCGGCATGTGCAGCGGTGGAAGCCCAGCAGACCGAGATCCGCGCGCACAGAGAGGCGGAGCGTTTTTTTGTTAACAGTGTTAGCCCCAAGGCCCCAGCACCGCTGGCATAG
- the rpsD gene encoding 30S ribosomal protein S4, with amino-acid sequence MAKYTEAKCRMCRREGCKLFLKGDRCFTDKCAYDRRPYAPGQHGRARKKVSEYAVQLREKQKTRRAYGILERQFHGYFEKAEMQKGVTGTNLLVILERRLDNVVYRLGFANSRNQARQLVRHGIFTLNGRKVNIPSLQIRVGDSIEVPEKNRKIPVLAEAQEVIARRGCPAWLEADGAAFKGSVKALPQRDDIQFPVNEQLIVELYSK; translated from the coding sequence ATGGCTAAATATACTGAAGCCAAGTGCCGCATGTGCCGTCGCGAAGGCTGCAAGCTTTTTCTGAAGGGCGACCGTTGCTTCACTGACAAGTGTGCATACGACCGTCGTCCTTATGCCCCCGGCCAGCATGGCCGCGCGCGCAAAAAGGTCAGCGAATACGCAGTTCAGCTGCGTGAGAAGCAGAAGACCCGCCGCGCGTACGGCATTCTCGAACGCCAGTTCCATGGCTACTTTGAGAAGGCCGAAATGCAGAAGGGTGTTACTGGTACCAACCTGCTCGTTATTCTTGAACGCCGCCTCGACAACGTGGTGTACCGCCTTGGTTTTGCCAACTCGCGCAACCAGGCTCGTCAGCTCGTTCGGCACGGCATTTTCACCCTCAATGGCCGCAAGGTGAACATTCCTTCCTTGCAGATCCGCGTGGGTGACAGCATTGAAGTGCCCGAAAAGAACCGCAAGATTCCGGTGCTCGCTGAAGCTCAGGAAGTCATTGCCCGTCGTGGTTGCCCCGCCTGGCTTGAGGCTGACGGCGCCGCTTTCAAAGGCTCTGTCAAGGCGCTGCCGCAGCGTGACGATATCCAGTTCCCCGTCAACGAGCAGCTGATTGTCGAACTTTACTCGAAATAA
- a CDS encoding Glu/Leu/Phe/Val dehydrogenase, whose product MATATTALENALAQLEQAAALAGLEPHVHEFLKRPMRELTVRIPLKMDNGTVKIIEAYRFHHNWANGPIRGGTRFHKDETPDDVRALSMWMTIKNACNNIPNGGGKGGIAVDPTTLSLNELERLCRGYIRAISSITGPWMDFPGADIGTDARTQSWMLDEWEAMHQRLEPAAVSGKAIPLGGSAGRALATSRGVQYATRAVAASVGKPMSSLRAVVQGFGKVGGNLVSLYNEDNVTICGVSDVNGGIYNADGLDVKDVFAWFEEKGTLTGYPKAKAVTNAELLVQDCDVLAPCAVQSVITPENAAGVKAWAIMEGANGPVTVEAEKILRDRKIIDCPDVYANSGGTQVAHFERIQNLNNDCWTEEFVNKKLEGVFLDVFNEIYAVSNEKNITMRMACWVKALNHTVASMKWRSWV is encoded by the coding sequence ATGGCTACAGCAACTACAGCTCTTGAAAATGCACTCGCGCAACTGGAACAAGCGGCAGCCCTCGCCGGACTCGAACCCCATGTTCATGAATTTCTCAAGCGTCCCATGCGTGAACTTACAGTGCGCATCCCCCTTAAAATGGATAATGGTACTGTAAAAATTATCGAAGCCTACCGTTTTCATCACAATTGGGCCAACGGCCCCATCCGTGGCGGCACGCGTTTTCATAAGGATGAAACGCCCGATGACGTGCGCGCGCTGAGCATGTGGATGACCATCAAAAACGCCTGCAACAACATCCCCAACGGCGGCGGCAAAGGCGGCATTGCCGTTGACCCAACCACCTTGTCTCTCAACGAACTGGAGCGGTTGTGCCGTGGTTATATCCGCGCCATCTCTTCCATCACCGGCCCCTGGATGGACTTTCCCGGCGCTGACATCGGCACCGATGCCCGCACCCAAAGCTGGATGCTGGACGAATGGGAAGCCATGCACCAGCGGCTTGAACCGGCTGCCGTGAGCGGCAAGGCCATACCCCTTGGCGGTTCTGCCGGGCGCGCTCTGGCCACCAGCCGTGGCGTGCAGTACGCCACCCGTGCAGTTGCGGCCTCTGTGGGCAAGCCCATGTCGAGCTTGCGCGCAGTTGTGCAGGGTTTTGGCAAGGTGGGCGGAAACCTCGTGTCGCTGTACAATGAAGACAATGTGACCATCTGCGGTGTAAGCGACGTGAACGGCGGCATCTACAATGCCGATGGTCTGGATGTGAAGGACGTGTTCGCTTGGTTTGAGGAAAAGGGCACCCTGACCGGGTATCCCAAGGCCAAGGCCGTGACCAACGCGGAGCTGCTGGTGCAGGATTGCGATGTGCTGGCCCCCTGCGCCGTACAGAGCGTTATCACCCCTGAAAATGCGGCTGGCGTTAAGGCTTGGGCCATTATGGAAGGCGCCAACGGCCCTGTGACTGTTGAAGCCGAAAAAATTCTGCGCGACCGCAAGATTATCGACTGCCCCGATGTGTACGCCAACTCTGGCGGCACCCAGGTGGCGCATTTTGAGCGCATTCAGAACCTCAATAACGACTGCTGGACTGAAGAATTCGTCAACAAGAAGCTCGAAGGCGTGTTCCTCGACGTATTCAATGAAATATATGCGGTCTCCAACGAGAAAAACATTACCATGCGCATGGCCTGCTGGGTCAAGGCGTTGAACCATACAGTGGCTTCCATGAAGTGGCGCAGCTGGGTATAG
- the rpmJ gene encoding 50S ribosomal protein L36, translating to MKVRPSVKKICPKCKVIRRKGVLRVICENPRHKQRQG from the coding sequence ATGAAAGTAAGACCTTCCGTCAAGAAAATATGCCCCAAGTGTAAGGTTATCCGGCGCAAGGGAGTGCTTCGAGTTATCTGCGAAAACCCCCGGCACAAGCAGCGCCAGGGCTAG
- a CDS encoding DNA-directed RNA polymerase subunit alpha, whose amino-acid sequence MLIKQGERLINARNWSELVKPDQIMREEETASITHGKFICEPLERGYGTTIGNAMRRVLLSSLQGAAFVSVKIIGVQHEFTTVHGVLEDITDVILNIKQVRLRMDTDEPQRITLRVDQKGPVTAGHIMGNQHVEVLNPDQHIATLTEDVVLEMEFEARMGKGYVPADMHEGLNEEIGVIKLDSSFSPVRKVAYTVEQARVGQMTNYDRLLLEVWTDGSLTPEDAIAYSAKIIKDQISVFINFDERVSGDMRHGSGESGEINEHLYKSIDDLELSVRATNCLRGANIALVGELVQRSEGEMLKTKNFGRKSLDEIKGVLLDMGLDFGMKVDSFDKKYQEWKRKQQNEA is encoded by the coding sequence ATGCTTATAAAACAGGGCGAACGCCTTATAAATGCACGCAACTGGTCAGAGCTCGTAAAGCCCGATCAGATCATGCGCGAAGAAGAAACCGCCAGCATCACGCATGGCAAATTCATTTGCGAACCGCTGGAACGGGGCTATGGCACCACCATCGGCAATGCAATGCGCCGGGTTCTTTTGTCGTCCCTTCAGGGTGCGGCCTTCGTATCGGTGAAGATCATCGGTGTGCAGCATGAATTCACCACGGTGCACGGTGTTCTTGAAGACATCACTGATGTCATCCTGAACATCAAGCAGGTTCGTCTGCGCATGGACACCGATGAACCGCAGCGCATTACCCTGCGCGTTGACCAGAAGGGCCCGGTGACTGCCGGACACATCATGGGCAACCAGCATGTTGAAGTGCTCAATCCTGACCAGCACATCGCCACCCTCACTGAGGATGTCGTGCTTGAGATGGAATTTGAGGCTCGCATGGGCAAAGGCTATGTGCCTGCTGACATGCACGAGGGACTGAACGAGGAAATCGGCGTTATCAAGCTGGATTCCAGTTTCTCCCCTGTGCGTAAGGTGGCCTACACCGTGGAGCAGGCTCGTGTTGGCCAGATGACCAACTATGACCGCCTGCTGCTGGAAGTATGGACCGACGGCTCCCTCACACCCGAGGATGCCATTGCCTACAGTGCCAAGATCATCAAGGACCAGATTTCTGTGTTCATCAACTTTGATGAACGCGTGTCTGGCGACATGCGGCACGGCAGCGGCGAGAGCGGCGAAATCAATGAGCATCTGTACAAGAGCATTGACGATCTTGAATTGTCGGTGCGCGCCACCAACTGCCTGCGCGGCGCCAACATTGCCCTTGTGGGTGAACTGGTGCAGCGTTCGGAAGGTGAGATGCTCAAGACCAAGAATTTTGGTCGCAAGTCGTTGGATGAAATCAAGGGTGTTCTTTTGGACATGGGCCTTGACTTCGGTATGAAGGTCGATTCCTTCGACAAGAAATATCAGGAATGGAAAAGGAAGCAGCAAAATGAGGCATAG